The stretch of DNA TCGCGCAGACGCCCGCGCCGGGGGCGAAGGCGACGGGGATGGGGGGGACCTTCGTCGCGTCGGGAAACGACGCCACGGCCCTCTGGGGAAACCCTTCGGAGCTCGTCGAGTGTCCTCTGGGGTGCGCGACCGTCTTCGGCGGCGCGGCGGGCGTCGACGAGAACGGGTTCGCGCGGACCCTCCGGGACGACTTCCAGGGAGTGGACGTCGGCAACCTCACCGATCCGGCCGAGATCGCGAAGCTCCTCGACGATCTGCGCGACTTCGCGACACCGGGAACGGGCACGATCGGCTCCGGCAGCGCGGGACTGGGGTATGCGCTGCGGGGATTCGGCATCGGGATCGGGGAGACCGTCTACGCGGGAGCATCTCCCGCCATCCAGTACGCGGCTCCCGGTTCGCCGATCCCGTCTCTCGCCTCGCGCGTGGTCCTGAAGGGGATCGAAGCGCGGGAGATCCGGGCGGGCTACGCGGGCACTTTCCTCGGCTTCACGATCGGCGGCGACGTCCGATACATCCAGGGGCGAACCTATTTCGCGACGGAATCGCTCGCCGAGGCCGCGGACGATCCGTTGTCGCTCCTTCGGGACGCCTTGAAGAAGAGCGAGACGCGGACGGACAAGGTGGCTTTCGACCTCGGCGCGGTGTATCGGGCGATGCTCGGGAAACTCCGGGTCGGCATCGTCGCCCAGAACCTGAACGAGCCCGAGTTCGATTTCGCGGACGGGTCGCGGGCGCCTCTTCCCCGCGCGATC from Thermoanaerobaculia bacterium encodes:
- the traF gene encoding conjugal transfer protein TraF codes for the protein MRSKTASALGLAALVAASSALAQTPAPGAKATGMGGTFVASGNDATALWGNPSELVECPLGCATVFGGAAGVDENGFARTLRDDFQGVDVGNLTDPAEIAKLLDDLRDFATPGTGTIGSGSAGLGYALRGFGIGIGETVYAGASPAIQYAAPGSPIPSLASRVVLKGIEAREIRAGYAGTFLGFTIGGDVRYIQGRTYFATESLAEAADDPLSLLRDALKKSETRTDKVAFDLGAVYRAMLGKLRVGIVAQNLNEPEFDFADGSRAPLPRAIRAGAAFAPVSFDGIVFSADADLNKQKTLVPGLSSRRIAAGAQIFFVRVGAFRDLEAVDPHWAFTAGLQLPLKVVSIGISGVYSSDKRDVGAAGELRIRL